A window of Apium graveolens cultivar Ventura chromosome 8, ASM990537v1, whole genome shotgun sequence contains these coding sequences:
- the LOC141677649 gene encoding uncharacterized protein LOC141677649, whose translation MRCARCLLEKFGSAKLEGVPREDNSNVDGLAKMGSQMDSVLLGQIPLGIQEIPSIPEIGVFQTQVISQETWMTPIQNYIRNGAVLEDKSQVRCLRYQAARYVEYDGVLCKKRGFNLPLLRCVDLEEGNYILREVHEGICGNHSGGGSLALKVLRQGYY comes from the coding sequence ATGAGATGTGCGCGGTGTCTGCTAGAGAAATTTGGAAGTGCTAAACTAGAAGGTGTGCCTCGGGAAGATAATAGTAATGTTGATGGCTTGGCTAAAATGGGATCACAAATGGATAGCGTGCTGCTTGGACAAATCCCTTTGGGGATCCAAGAAATCCCGAGTATCCCGGAAATAGGGGTGTTCCAGACTCAAGTGATCTCACAAGAGACTTGGATGACTCCGATTCAGAATTACATTCGAAATGGAGCAGTGCTGGAAGACAAATCACAAGTTCGGTGCCTTCGCTATCAGGCTGCGAGGTATGTCGAATATGATGGAGTATTGTGCAAAAAAAGGGGTTTTAACCTACCACTGTTACGGTGTGTGGACTTGGAGGAAGGAAACTACATCCTTAGGGAGGTGCACGAAGgcatttgtggcaatcactcagGGGGTGGTTCGTTGGCATTAAAAGTCCTCAGACAAGGATATTACTGA